The genomic segment TTGGTTTTACCAACACCATTGTCGCCCACAAAACAATTTATTTTCTGCTGAAAATCAAAAGATTGCGACTCAATATTTTTAAAATTAACCAAAGAAAGTTTCTGTAAATACATAAATAAAGAATGTTCTTAAAAACGATTTGCAAATTATTGAAAATTTTGCGAATTATTGCCTTTTAAAATCCAATTAAAAAAACTATTTTTGTCGCCACTAATTTTTTAAGTAAAAGATGGCAACATACAAGAAGAAATACAAACCAGAAGGTAAAAAAGAGCAACAAGATGTTGACAATATGGAGAGTACAACTGCAGAAGTATTTAATACTTTAGACGAAACTGCCTCGAAATCCGAGCAATGGATAGAAAAAAACAGCAAACCGTTGTTTTACTCTTTAGTTGCAGCTGTTGTTATTTTCTTAGCTTATTTAGGGTATAACAAATATATTGTAGAGCCAAATGAATTGGAGGCCTCCAACGAATTGGCATTTCCAAGAAAATATTTCGACGAAGCTGCAACTGCAGGTTCTGGAATCGATTCTTTATTAAACTTAGGTTTAGAAGGTGTAGATGGAAAATATGGTTTTTTAGATATTGCAAATTCTTATAGCGGAACAGATGCTGGAAACTTAGCGAATTATTATGCTGGTGTTTCTTATTTACAATTAAAAAAATACGACAAAGCAATTGAGTATTTAAACAAATTCGATTCAAACGATGCCTTATTAGGTCCTGTTTCTTTAGGTGCCATTGGAGATGCTTTTGCAGATATCAATCAGCCAGAAGACGCTTTAGATTATTACGAAAAAGCAGCGAATAAAAAAGAAAATTCATTTACAACTCCTTTATATTTATACAAAGCTGGTCAAACAGCAATGCAATTAAAGAAGTTCGATAAAGCTGAGTCGTTATTCACAAAAATTAAAGAAAACTACCCAAATTCAGATCAAGGTAGAGATGTAGAGAAATTTATCTACGCAGCAAAATACGCTGGTAAATAGTATGCAGTATACAGTCTCAGTAAGCAGTAAACTTACTGTAAACTGCAACTGAAAACTGAAAACTAAAAATTATGGCTACAACCAATTTATCTTATTACGATAAAGCAACAATCCCAAATGCGAAATCTTTTCGATTTGGGATTGTTGTTTCTGAATGGAATCCAGAAATTACAAAAAACTTACAAAAAGGAGCAATCGAAACTTTAATCGACTGTGGTGCTTCCAAAGAAAATATTATTTCTTGGGAAGTTCCTGGAAGTTTCGAATTGGTTTTTGGTTGCAAAAAAATGATTCAATCGCAACAAGTAGATGCCATTATTGCCATTGGAAATGTTATTCAAGGTGAAACCAAACATTTCGACTTTGTTTGTGAAGGCGTTACCCAAGGAATTGTAGATTTAAATATAAAATACGATGTTCCTGTTATTTTCTGTGTCTTAACAGATAATACCAAACAACAATCTTTAGAAAGATCTGGTGGTAAATTAGGGAATAAAGGAATAGAATGTGCTGTTGCTGCTGTAAAAATGGCGGCTCTAAGAAACATTAACAGAAGTAAAGAAAACATTGGTTTTTAAAACTTTTCACTTTCCTTCAAGGTTTTTTATAAAATATTCCTTTGCAAACTCTACTAAAAAGTTACACAAATAATTTAAGAATACTTTTAGCATCAATCTTTGAGAAATTCCTTTAATTTCTTTAAATTTGAAATGCTTTAAAATTGGTACAGAAATTG from the Polaribacter cellanae genome contains:
- a CDS encoding tetratricopeptide repeat protein, which translates into the protein MATYKKKYKPEGKKEQQDVDNMESTTAEVFNTLDETASKSEQWIEKNSKPLFYSLVAAVVIFLAYLGYNKYIVEPNELEASNELAFPRKYFDEAATAGSGIDSLLNLGLEGVDGKYGFLDIANSYSGTDAGNLANYYAGVSYLQLKKYDKAIEYLNKFDSNDALLGPVSLGAIGDAFADINQPEDALDYYEKAANKKENSFTTPLYLYKAGQTAMQLKKFDKAESLFTKIKENYPNSDQGRDVEKFIYAAKYAGK
- the ribH gene encoding 6,7-dimethyl-8-ribityllumazine synthase, translating into MATTNLSYYDKATIPNAKSFRFGIVVSEWNPEITKNLQKGAIETLIDCGASKENIISWEVPGSFELVFGCKKMIQSQQVDAIIAIGNVIQGETKHFDFVCEGVTQGIVDLNIKYDVPVIFCVLTDNTKQQSLERSGGKLGNKGIECAVAAVKMAALRNINRSKENIGF